In the genome of Microbacterium paraoxydans, the window GCCGCCGATGCCGGCGATCGCGCCCGCGAGCAGCACGTTCCAGAACCGCGTCGGGTTCACCCGGATGCCGACCGTGTCGGCCGCCTGCGGGTGCTCGCCCACTGCGCGGAGGCGCAGGCCCCACTTGGTGCGGTACAGGCCCCACGCGACGACGGCCACAGTGATGAACATGAGGTACACGATGAAGGTCTGGTTGAACAGCACCGGACCGATGATCGGGATGTCGCTCAGCACCGGGATCTCGATGCGGGAGAAGCGCACCGGGGTGTTCAGCTCGGCCTCGTTCGGGGCGAGGAGCGCGCCGTAGAGGAATCCGGTGAGGCCCGTGACGAGGACGTTGAGCACGACACCGACGATGACCTGCTCGACGAGGTACTTGATCGCGAACGCCGCCAGCACGCTCGCGACGAGCACACCGCCGATCATGGCGCCGATGAGGCCCACGAAGGCGTTGCCGGTGATGCTGGACAGCAGCGCCGCCGAGAAGGCGCCGAGGAGCAGCTGTCCCTCGATGGCCACATTGACGACACCGGCCCGCTCGCCGATGACACCGCCGAGCGCGCCGAACACGAGCGGCACCGACAGCGACACGGCACCGAAGAGGAGGCTCGTGACGGGGACGAGGCCCCCGGCCGCGGCCCAGACGAGGAACGCGAACACCGCGAGTACGCCGTACGCCACGATGAGCCAGATCGACGGCGCACGGTACGTCCATGCCCGGAGGAAGGCCCCGACCGTGAGGACGACGAGCACGGCGAAGACCACCCAGAAGGTCGGCGCGGTGGGAAGCTCCACGTCGGGGAGCTCGAAGGCCGACGTGCGGTCGCCGAGCCGGAAGGTGCTGATACCGCTGCGCGGCACGGCGAGGAAGAGCACCGCCAGCAGCGCGGTGACGACCGCGAGGCTGATCGGCGCCTTGAGGTGGCGCTCCCGGACGGTGGCGAGCTGCACCGTGCCGTCGGCGGCTTCGGTCTGCACGAGCGACATCATGCCGTCACCGCCTTCTTCGCGGCCTTGGCTCTCGCCTTGGCCGCCTTCTCTGCGTCGGACTTGGGGAGGAAGAACACCGTGCGCAGCAGCGGCGGGGCGGCGATGAACAGCACGACGAGCGACTGCACGACGAGCACGATGTCGACGGGGATGTCCTGCGCCTGCATGGAGAACGAGCCCGCCTTGAGGGCACCGAACAGGATTCCGGCTGCGAAGGTCCCCCACGCGCGGCTGCGCCCGAGGAGGGCGACCGTGATGGCGTCGAAGCCGATGCCGGCGTCGATGGTCTCGGTGACGCCGGTGGTGACGGCGCCCTGGAGCTGGTTCATCCCGGCGAGGCCGGCGAGGGCACCCGCGAAGAGCATCGCGTAGACGTAGACGCGCTTGACGCTGATGCCCGCGGCGCGAGCGGCGTGCGGGTTCTCCCCGACCGCGCGCATGCGCATACCCAGCGAGGAGCGCTCGATGAGCCACCACACGAACACCGTCGCGATGACCACGATGACGAAGCCGAGGTCGAGCAGCGGGAACTGCGGGCCGAGCAGGGTCGGGAACTGCGCGCTCTCCGGCGTGGCCGAGCCGAGCGCCTGGTTGGTCCCCGGCTTCTGCAGGAGCCCGGGCGTGCGGATCATCCACAGCAGCAGGTAGTACGCGATGTAGTTGAGCATGATCGTGAGGATCACCTCGTGCGCGCCCGTGCGTGCCTTGATGAGACCCGCGATGCCGCCCCAGAGCGCCCCGCCGGCGATACCGGCCAGCAGCGTGACGGGGAGGTGGAACCAGATCGGCAGGTCGAGGTTGAAGGTCAGCAGGGCCGCGACCGCGACGCCGACAAGCATCTGACCCCGGGCGCCGATGTTGAACAGACCGACGCGGAAGGCGAGCGCGACGCCCAGACCGGCGGCGATCAGCGGAGCCGCGAAGCCCAGCGTGTTCGTCAGCGGACGGATCTGCGCGGCGAAGTCGGCGCCGCGGGCGTTGAAGATCGCTCCGCGGAACAGCGCCTCGTAGCCGTTGTAGACCGCGTTCCAGGCCGCGACGAACGTGTCGCTCGGCTTGGCGAAGAAGTACCCGGAGGCCTTCTGCACGTCTTCGTTGGTGAACGCGATGAGGATGCCGCCGACGATGAGCGCGAGGACGATCGCCAGGATCGTCGTGACGGCGCTGCCGCGGAGGATCTCCTTGAGGACGACGTTGCCGCGCGGGGGCGGGGGCACCTCCTCCGCGAGCCCCGTGCTGGGCGGGAGCTGCTCGGGAGGCAGACCCTTCGTGACGTCTCCTGCACCGGGTGTCGCGCCGCTCACGCGGTCACCTCCGCATCGGCCGCTCCGGCCATCATGAGTCCGAGTGTCTCCCGGGGCGTGTCACCGGGGACGATGCCGACGATGGTGCCGCGGTACATGACCGCGATCCGGTCGGCGAGGGCGGCGACCTCGTCGAGCTCGGTCGAGACGACGATCACGGGGATGCCCGCGTCCCGCGTCTCGATGATGCGCTTGTGGATGAACTCGATCGAGCCCACGTCCACCCCGCGGGTCGGCTGCGCGGCGACGAAGAGCCGCAGTTCGCGGCTCATCTCGCGCGCGATCACGACCTTCTGCTGGTTGCCTCCGGAGAGGGTGCCCGCGGGGGTGTCCGGGCCCTGCGTGCGGATGTCGTACTCCGCGATGCGCTCCTTGGCGAAGTCCTCCAGGGCGCCGCGGCGCAGCGTCCCGGCCCGGCTGAACGCGGGATCGTCTGAGCGGTCGAGGATGAGGTTCTCGGCGACCGAGAATCCGGCGACGAGGCCGTCCTCGGTGCGGTCCTCCGGGACGAACCCGACACCGGCGTCGAGGATGCCGCGGACGCTCTTGCCCACGAGCTCGGTGCCGTCGAGGATGATGTCCCCCTCGACGCGTGCGGCGAGGCCGACGATGGCCTCGACGAGCTCGGTCTGGCCGTTGCCCTGCACACCGGCGACGGCGAGGACCTCGCCGGGTCGCACGGTGAAGTCGACGTCGTCGACGACGATGGCTCCGGAGGCGGTGAGCACGCGGAGGTTGCGGACCTCCAGGCCGCCCTCGCCCAGCCGCGGAGCCTCCTTGTGCACGGTCAGCTCGACCGCGCGGCCGACCATCAGCGATGCCAGTTCGGCGTTGGTGGCGGTCGGCGAGGCCTCCCCCACCACCCGACCGAGCCGGACGATCGTGATGCGGTCGGCGACCTCGCGCACCTCGCGCAGCTTGTGCGTGATGAAGACGATCGCGGTGCCCTCGTCCCGGAGCTGGCGCATGATGGCCATGAGCTCGTCGGTCTCCTGCGGCGTCAGCACGGCGGTCGGCTCGTCGAAGACGAGAACCTTGGCGTCGCGGGACAGCGCCTTGATGATCTCGACGCGCTGCTGCACACCCACCGGCAAGTCGCCGACGACGGCGTCCGGATCGATGTCGAACCCGAACCGTGCGGCGACCGCGCGCACGTGCTCGCGGGCCTTCGCGATGTCCAGCGTGCCGAGGCCCTTGGTCTGCTCGTGACCGAGCATGACGTTCTCGGCCACCGTGAACACCGGCACGAGCATGAAGTGCTGGTGCACCATGCCGATGCCGGCGGCCATCGCGTCGCCCGGGCCGCGGAAGTGCTGCACGACGTCGTCGAGGAGGATCTCGCCCTCGTCGGCCTGATACAGGCCGTAGAGCACGTTCATCAGCGTCGACTTGCCTGCGCCGTTCTCGCCGAGGAGAGCGTGGATCTGACCGGGTTCGACCACGAGATCGATGTGGTCGTTCGCCACGAGGCTGCCGAATCGCTTGGTGATGCCGCGAAGTTCGAGCTTCATATCTGCACCTTATCCAGAAGAGTCACCGAGGAGAATCGTCGCCGCCCACAGTGCGGGGCGAGTGGCAGCCTGCGCCACTCGCCCCGTGCTGGGTACGGCTCCGACTCAGCGGGTGGGAGAGTTCTCGGACTCCACCGTGATGTCACCGGAGATGATCTGCTCCTGCAGAGCGGACAGCTCGTCCGTCAGGCCCTCGGGCAGGTCCGCCTCGAAGTCGCCGAAGCCGGACAGCTTGACGCCCTCGTTCTCGAGCGTGCCGATGTAGGGCTCCGGGTCGAACTCGCCGGCGGCGGCCGCGAGCGTCGCGTCGCGGACGGCCACGTCGATGGCCTTCATGATCGAGACGAGCGTGATGTCGGCGACGCTGGGGTCGGCGACGGCGAGGTCGCTGTCGACACCGAGCATCAGCGTGTCCTTGCCGCTGTCGTTGATCGCCGCTGCGGCGCTCTGGTAGACCGGGCCGCCGACGGGGAGGATGACGTCGACACCCTGGTCGAGCACGCCCTGGGCGGTCTGCTTGGCGGTGTCGTTGGCGTCGAAGCCGCCCGTGAAGGAGCCCTTCTGGGTGGCGGCGTCCCAACCGAAGACCTGGACGTCGGCCGACTTGTCCTCGTTGTACTTCTCGACGCCGAGCTGGTAGCCGTCCATGAAGACCGCGACCGACGGGATCTGCATGCCGCCGAAGGTGCCGACCTTGTTCACGCCGGCCTCAGCGGACCAGGCGGCCGCCGCGTAGCCACCGAGGTAGGCGGCCTGGGCGGTGTCGAAGACGAGGGGCTTGATGTTCGGCGCGTCGGTGGTGCCGTCGAAGTCGTTGTCGGCCCAGTCGTCGATGATCGCGTAGTCGATGTCGGGGTTCGCGAGCGCGGACTCGACCGTGGCGGCGGACAGCTTGAAGCCGACCGAGACGATGAGCGAGCAGCCCTCGGAGACGGCGGTCTCGAGGTTCGGCGCGTAGTCGTTGTCGTTCGCGGACTCGAACTCCAGCGGCTTGATGCCGAGCTCGTCGGCGGCGCTGTCCATGCCCTCCTTGGCCGACTGGTTGAACGATTTGTCGTTCCAGCCGCCGGCGTCGGAGATGAGGCAGGGCTTGAAGTCGGAGTCGACGGGGGCGGATCCGCCCTCGGACTCGTCGGTCGGCGCCTGACCGCAGCCGGCAAGAGCGAAGACGACACCGGCGGCGACCGTCGCGCCGAGCAGCTTCTTGGTGGTGGAGATGGTCACGGATGCCTCCCTCAACGAACCCGCGGCCATCGCGGATCGATCAAAGTTACCTAGTGTTTCGACGTTCGTGCACGCCGGCCCCGGGCGGCCGGGCCAATGGTTACAAAGCTGAAATCAACCCTGCCGATGAGCACGCGCCGATGCTCATCAGAGCACGTCGCCCTGTCCGTTGAGTTTCAACGACTCCACCACGCCCTTCACCCGCTGCGCGTTCTCGACCGTCGTGACCAGGAGAGCGTCGGGGGTGTCGACCACGACGATGTCCTGCACGCCGACGAGGCTGATCACGCGCGTGGTCTGGCTGACGAGGATGCCGCTGGCCGCGTCGGTGAGTACCCGGGCACGGGGCCCGAGGACGGCGAGGTCGTTCTTGCGGCCGTTCGTGATGAGCTTCGTCAGCGACGCGAAGTCCCCCACGTCGTCCCAGTCGAAGTGCCCGGGGACCACGGCGAGGCGCCCCCGCCGCGCCGCCGGCTCCGCGACGGCGTAGTCGATCGCGATCTTCTTCAGCCGCGGCCAGATGCGGTCGACGGCGGGCCCGCGGAGCTCCCGGTCGTCCCAGGCCTCGGCGAGTTCGAGCAGACCGGCGTGCAGCGCGGGCTCGTTGGCGGCGAGCTCGTCCAGCAGGACGCTCGCCTTCGCGATGAACATGCCCGCGTTCCACAGGTAGGTGCGCTCGGCGAGGTAGGCCTTGGCTGTCTCCAGATCCGGCTTCTCGACGAAGCTCTCGACGAGGGCCGCCTCCCTGGCGCGCTCGACGACCAGCTCCGGCCCCTTCTTGATGTAGCCGAAGCCGACCGCCGGCTCGGTCGGCGCGATGCCGATCGTGCAGATGTAGCCCTCCCTCGCCACCTCGACCGCGTCGCGGACGGCGAACTCGAAGACCCGCGTGCCCCGGATGACGTGGTCGGCACTGAACGAGCCGATGATCACGTCCGGGTTGCGCCGGTGCAGCACGGCCGCCGCCAACCCGATCGCCGCCGCGGACTCGCGGGGCTCGGATTCCAGGAAGACGTTGAGGTCGGCGATGCCCGGCAGCTCCGCCTCCACCGCCGCTCGGTGCGCACGCCCGGTGACCACGGCGATCCGGTCCGGACCGGCGAGCGGCTCCAGACGGTCCCACGTGTCGCGCAGCAGCGAATGCCCGGACCCGGTGAGGTCGTGCAGGAACTTCGGGGCGTCCGCCCGGGACAGCGGCCACAGCCGACTGCCGATGCCGCCGGCAGGGATGACCGCGTAGAAGTCTTCGATCGGCTCGCTCATGCAGGCCAGCGTAGCGGCGGGTCCGACTTAGGCTCCCCTTCGTCGCCCGGGGCGTCCGCGCGGGAATAGGATGGACACCGATCGGGCGTGCCTGACCCTCCTCCAGGCCAGATGTGGACGAAGCAGCGCACGCGACCGAAACACATCGATCCAGGGAGGACGACCGTGTCCACAAGCGCTCGCTTGACACCGTCGATTTCGGAAACCACGTCCAAGACCCCCCGCGGCACCCTCTACCGGGGTCGCGAAGGCATGTGGTCGTGGGTGCTTCACCGCATCACCGGAGTCGCCATCTTCTTCTTCCTGTTGGTGCACGTGCTCGACACGGCGCTGATCAGGGTGTCGCCGGAGGCGTACGACGCGGTCATCGGCACATACAAGAACCCGGTCATGGCGATCGGTGAGGTCGTGCTCGTGGCGGGCATCGTGTTCCACGCCATGAACGGCCTGCGCATCATCGCCGTCGACTTCTGGTCGAAGGGCGCCAAGTACCAGCGCGAGCTCTTCTGGGGCGTGCTGCTCGTGTGGGGCATCATCATGGCCGGCTTCGTGCCGCGCCACCTGATGCTCGCGTTCGCCGGCTTCGGAGGAGGACACTGATGACCGCCCAGACCGTCGCCGCCCCCGCCCGCCGCCAGCGCGGGATCAACCTCGAGAAGTGGGGCTGGGTCTTCATGCGCGTCTCGGGCGTCGTGCTCGTCGTGCTGATCTTCGGCCACCTCTTCGTCAACCTCATGGTCGGCGAAGGCATCCACGCCCTCGACTTCGCCTTCATCGCCGGCAAGTTCGCCACGCCGTTCTGGCAGTGGTGGGACGTGCTGATGCTCTGGCTCGCGCTCATCCACGGTGCCAACGGCATGCGGACGATCGTGAACGACTACGTGACCAACCCCACCGCGCGCAAGGCGCTCGTCTGGGCCCTCGGCCTGGCCGCGGGCCTGCTCATCCTCCTCGGCACCCTGGTCGTCTTCACGTTCGACCCGTGCCTGGGTGTGACCGAGTCGAGCACGCTGTGGGAGACCTGCCAGGCGCAGGGCTAGAAGAAGAGGCAAACGAGAAGTGACTACCCAGACGCAGGATTCCGTCGTCCGTGACGGCGTGCACTACCACCAGTTCGACATCGTCATCGTGGGCGCCGGCGGCGCCGGCATGCGGGCGGCCATCGAGGCCGGCCCCGGCGCGAAGACGGCCGTGATCTCCAAGCTGTACCCGACGCGCTCGCACACCGGTGCCGCGCAGGGCGGTATGGCGGCGGCCCTCGCGAACGTCGAGGAGGACTCCTGGGAGTGGCACACCTTCGACACCGTGAAGGGCGGCGACTACCTCGTCGACCAGGACGCGGCGGAGATCCTCGCGAAGGAGGCCATCGACGCGGTCATCGACCTCGAGAACATGGGTCTCCCCTTCAACCGCACCCCCGAGGGCAAGATCGACCAGCGTCGCTTCGGCGGTCACACGGCCGAGCACGGCAAGACCCCGGTCCGCCGCGCCTGCTACGCCGCCGACCGCACCGGTCACATGATCCTGCAGACGCTGTTCCAGAACTGCGTCAAGCTCGGCATCAACTTCTTCAACGAGTTCTACGTGCTCGACCTCATCACCGTGAAGGACGCGGCGGGCGCGACCCAGATCGCCGGCGTGGTGGCCTACGACCTCGCCACGGGCGAGCTGCACGTCTTCCAGTCCAAGGCCGTGATCTTCGCGACCGGCGGTTTCGGCAAGATCTTCAAGACGACCTCCAACGCGCACACCCTCACGGGCGACGGCGTCGGCATCGTCTGGCGCAAGGGCCTCCCCCTCGAGGACCTCGAGTTCTTCCAGTTCCACCCGACCGGCCTCGCCGGCCTCGGAATCCTCCTCACCGAGGGCGCCCGCGGCGAGGGTGCGATCCTGCGCAACGCCTCGGGTGAGCGCTTCATGGAGCGGTACGCCCCCACCATCAAGGACCTGGCGCCCCGAGACATCGTCGCGCGCTGCATGGTCCAGGAGGTCGCGGAGGGCCGCGGCGCCGGTCCCCACAAGGACTACGTGCTGCTGGACTGCACGCACCTGGGCGCCGAGGTGCTGGAGACCAAGCTCCCCGACATCACCGAGTTCGCCCGCACCTACCTGGGCGTCGACCCGGTCGTCGAGCCGGTGCCCGTCATGCCGACCGCGCACTACGCCATGGGCGGCATCCCCACGAACAACAACGGCGAGGTGCTCGCGGACAACGACACCGTCGTCCCCGGCCTCTACGCCGCCGGCGAGTGCGCCTGCGTCTCGGTGCACGGCGCCAACCGCCTCGGCACGAACTCGCTGCTCGACATCAACGTGTTCGGCAAGCGGTCCGGCCGCAACGCCGTCGAGTACGTCAAGACGGCCGAGTTCGTCCCGCTGCCGGAGAACCCCGCCGCCTTCGTCTCCGACATGCTCGAGGGCCTGCGCAACAACCAGGGCACCGAGCGGATCGCGGTCCTCCGCAAGACGCTGCAGGACGAGATGGACAAGGGCGCGCAGGTCTTCCGCACGCACGAGTCGCTGCAGCACGTCCTCGGCGTGATCGCGGAGCTCCGCGAGCGCTACAAGAACGTGCACGTCGACGACAAGGGCCACCGGTTCAACACCGACCTGCTCGAGGCCGTCGAACTGGGCTTCCTGCTCGACATCGCCGAGGTCGTCGTCTACGCCGCGCAGAACCGCGAGGAGAGCCGCGGCGGCCACATGCGCGACGACTTCCCGAAGCGCGACGACGAGAACTACATGAAGCACACCATGGCGTACCTCACGGGCGACCCGCACTCCTCCGACCCGAGCGACCACATCAAGCTCGACTGGAAGCCGGTCGTCTTCACCAAGAACGACAAGGGCGAGTTGAACTACCCGCCGATGGAGAGGAAGTACTGAGCATGTCGAACGCCATCGCCGAAGCGCCGGCCGAGACGACCGAAGACACCGGGATCCAGTCCTTCATCGTCACCTTCAACATCCGCCGGTTCGACCCCGAGGTCGACGCCGAGCCGCACTGGGTCG includes:
- a CDS encoding ABC transporter permease, whose amino-acid sequence is MSLVQTEAADGTVQLATVRERHLKAPISLAVVTALLAVLFLAVPRSGISTFRLGDRTSAFELPDVELPTAPTFWVVFAVLVVLTVGAFLRAWTYRAPSIWLIVAYGVLAVFAFLVWAAAGGLVPVTSLLFGAVSLSVPLVFGALGGVIGERAGVVNVAIEGQLLLGAFSAALLSSITGNAFVGLIGAMIGGVLVASVLAAFAIKYLVEQVIVGVVLNVLVTGLTGFLYGALLAPNEAELNTPVRFSRIEIPVLSDIPIIGPVLFNQTFIVYLMFITVAVVAWGLYRTKWGLRLRAVGEHPQAADTVGIRVNPTRFWNVLLAGAIAGIGGAYFTLVSVPQFGKEMTAGLGFIALAAVIFGRWDPIRATLAALLFGFATNLQNLLSILKTPIPGEFMLMLPYVVTLLAVAGFAGQIRGPAASGKPYIKS
- a CDS encoding ABC transporter permease codes for the protein MSGATPGAGDVTKGLPPEQLPPSTGLAEEVPPPPRGNVVLKEILRGSAVTTILAIVLALIVGGILIAFTNEDVQKASGYFFAKPSDTFVAAWNAVYNGYEALFRGAIFNARGADFAAQIRPLTNTLGFAAPLIAAGLGVALAFRVGLFNIGARGQMLVGVAVAALLTFNLDLPIWFHLPVTLLAGIAGGALWGGIAGLIKARTGAHEVILTIMLNYIAYYLLLWMIRTPGLLQKPGTNQALGSATPESAQFPTLLGPQFPLLDLGFVIVVIATVFVWWLIERSSLGMRMRAVGENPHAARAAGISVKRVYVYAMLFAGALAGLAGMNQLQGAVTTGVTETIDAGIGFDAITVALLGRSRAWGTFAAGILFGALKAGSFSMQAQDIPVDIVLVVQSLVVLFIAAPPLLRTVFFLPKSDAEKAAKARAKAAKKAVTA
- a CDS encoding ABC transporter ATP-binding protein; the protein is MKLELRGITKRFGSLVANDHIDLVVEPGQIHALLGENGAGKSTLMNVLYGLYQADEGEILLDDVVQHFRGPGDAMAAGIGMVHQHFMLVPVFTVAENVMLGHEQTKGLGTLDIAKAREHVRAVAARFGFDIDPDAVVGDLPVGVQQRVEIIKALSRDAKVLVFDEPTAVLTPQETDELMAIMRQLRDEGTAIVFITHKLREVREVADRITIVRLGRVVGEASPTATNAELASLMVGRAVELTVHKEAPRLGEGGLEVRNLRVLTASGAIVVDDVDFTVRPGEVLAVAGVQGNGQTELVEAIVGLAARVEGDIILDGTELVGKSVRGILDAGVGFVPEDRTEDGLVAGFSVAENLILDRSDDPAFSRAGTLRRGALEDFAKERIAEYDIRTQGPDTPAGTLSGGNQQKVVIAREMSRELRLFVAAQPTRGVDVGSIEFIHKRIIETRDAGIPVIVVSTELDEVAALADRIAVMYRGTIVGIVPGDTPRETLGLMMAGAADAEVTA
- a CDS encoding BMP family lipoprotein — protein: MTISTTKKLLGATVAAGVVFALAGCGQAPTDESEGGSAPVDSDFKPCLISDAGGWNDKSFNQSAKEGMDSAADELGIKPLEFESANDNDYAPNLETAVSEGCSLIVSVGFKLSAATVESALANPDIDYAIIDDWADNDFDGTTDAPNIKPLVFDTAQAAYLGGYAAAAWSAEAGVNKVGTFGGMQIPSVAVFMDGYQLGVEKYNEDKSADVQVFGWDAATQKGSFTGGFDANDTAKQTAQGVLDQGVDVILPVGGPVYQSAAAAINDSGKDTLMLGVDSDLAVADPSVADITLVSIMKAIDVAVRDATLAAAAGEFDPEPYIGTLENEGVKLSGFGDFEADLPEGLTDELSALQEQIISGDITVESENSPTR
- a CDS encoding mannose-1-phosphate guanylyltransferase, whose translation is MSEPIEDFYAVIPAGGIGSRLWPLSRADAPKFLHDLTGSGHSLLRDTWDRLEPLAGPDRIAVVTGRAHRAAVEAELPGIADLNVFLESEPRESAAAIGLAAAVLHRRNPDVIIGSFSADHVIRGTRVFEFAVRDAVEVAREGYICTIGIAPTEPAVGFGYIKKGPELVVERAREAALVESFVEKPDLETAKAYLAERTYLWNAGMFIAKASVLLDELAANEPALHAGLLELAEAWDDRELRGPAVDRIWPRLKKIAIDYAVAEPAARRGRLAVVPGHFDWDDVGDFASLTKLITNGRKNDLAVLGPRARVLTDAASGILVSQTTRVISLVGVQDIVVVDTPDALLVTTVENAQRVKGVVESLKLNGQGDVL
- the sdhC gene encoding succinate dehydrogenase, cytochrome b556 subunit, producing the protein MSTSARLTPSISETTSKTPRGTLYRGREGMWSWVLHRITGVAIFFFLLVHVLDTALIRVSPEAYDAVIGTYKNPVMAIGEVVLVAGIVFHAMNGLRIIAVDFWSKGAKYQRELFWGVLLVWGIIMAGFVPRHLMLAFAGFGGGH
- a CDS encoding succinate dehydrogenase hydrophobic membrane anchor subunit, with protein sequence MTAQTVAAPARRQRGINLEKWGWVFMRVSGVVLVVLIFGHLFVNLMVGEGIHALDFAFIAGKFATPFWQWWDVLMLWLALIHGANGMRTIVNDYVTNPTARKALVWALGLAAGLLILLGTLVVFTFDPCLGVTESSTLWETCQAQG
- the sdhA gene encoding succinate dehydrogenase flavoprotein subunit, yielding MTTQTQDSVVRDGVHYHQFDIVIVGAGGAGMRAAIEAGPGAKTAVISKLYPTRSHTGAAQGGMAAALANVEEDSWEWHTFDTVKGGDYLVDQDAAEILAKEAIDAVIDLENMGLPFNRTPEGKIDQRRFGGHTAEHGKTPVRRACYAADRTGHMILQTLFQNCVKLGINFFNEFYVLDLITVKDAAGATQIAGVVAYDLATGELHVFQSKAVIFATGGFGKIFKTTSNAHTLTGDGVGIVWRKGLPLEDLEFFQFHPTGLAGLGILLTEGARGEGAILRNASGERFMERYAPTIKDLAPRDIVARCMVQEVAEGRGAGPHKDYVLLDCTHLGAEVLETKLPDITEFARTYLGVDPVVEPVPVMPTAHYAMGGIPTNNNGEVLADNDTVVPGLYAAGECACVSVHGANRLGTNSLLDINVFGKRSGRNAVEYVKTAEFVPLPENPAAFVSDMLEGLRNNQGTERIAVLRKTLQDEMDKGAQVFRTHESLQHVLGVIAELRERYKNVHVDDKGHRFNTDLLEAVELGFLLDIAEVVVYAAQNREESRGGHMRDDFPKRDDENYMKHTMAYLTGDPHSSDPSDHIKLDWKPVVFTKNDKGELNYPPMERKY